In Dehalococcoidia bacterium, the genomic window CCACGCTGCGTCCGTCAGTTCTCCCCGCCCGACCATGCCCAGCTCCTGTGGTGTGCACACCCTCCTGCACAGGATACCGGGCAACGGGTCCATTCATCAGACAGACCCTAATCACTTGACCCATTACAACTTGTCACACCCGTCGGAGGCGAGGTAGAGCGCCAGCTCCGCGACCTCCTCGGGCTGGGCGTAGCGGCCCATCGGCGTCTCCGCGATGAAGGCGTCGCGCACGGCGGGCGTCTGCCACAGCCGCGCCGAGAGCGGCGTTTGCACCAGCCCCGGCCCGATCGCGTTGGCGCGGATGCCGTGGCGGCCCAGCTCCAGCGCGGCGTTCTGCATCAGCATCGCCACCGCCGCCTTGCTCGTGCAGTAGGCGGTGAAGCCCTCGGCCACCTGGCGCGCGTTGAGGCTGGCGATCGCGATCAGCGAGCCGCCCCGGCCCTGGGCGATCATCTGGTTGGCGGCGTGCTTCACCGCGTAGAAGACGCCGTAGACGTTGAGCCGTATCACGCGGTCGAAAACCTCGCTCTCGAGCAGGTGGATCGGGCCGCCGCCGCCTGTGCCGGCCGCAAACAGGCCGACATCGAGCCGGCCGAACCGTTCGACCCCATGCCGCACGGCCGCCTCTACCTGCGCCTCCTCGGTCACGTCGGCGTGCAGACCGAGCGCCTGCCCGGTGCCGATCTCCTCCACCACGCCCGCGATCGCCTCGTCCTGCACGTCGGCGATCACGACCCGCGCCCCCGCCGCCGCGAAGCGCAGGGCGCCGGCGCGGCCGATGCCGCTGGCGCCGCCGGTAATCAGCGCCACCTTCCCATCCAGCAGATCGCTCATGCCCCCTCCGAAGGAAATAGGAGATAGGAAATAGAAAATAGGAACGAGGGGAGGGCCGTTCCCCCTATTTCCTATCTCCTTTTTTCTATTTCCTCGTTCCTCGCGCTACGCCCGCGGCAGGCCGAGGCCGCGCGTGGCGATCACGTTGCGTTGCACCTCGGAGGTGCCGCCGCGGATGGTGGCCGGTACGGCGCCGAGGTAGCCGCGGGCGAAGCTGCCTTCCGGCCGGCCGCGCACGATACCGCCCTTCATGCCGAGGCATTCCATCGCCGTCTCGGCCAGGCGCTGCGACAGCTCGGAGTTGAACAGCTTCGCCATCGAGGCCTCGTAGTTGGGAATCTCGCCGCGCGCCTGCATCGAGACGATGCGGAACGACTGCTGGAACATCACTTCCGTCTCGATGTAGCGCTGTGCCAGCTCCTGCCGCAGCCGGTTCGCTTTTGCCCGCTCGCGCAGCGCCTCGTCGGCGCGCAGGTGGTCGAGCAGGCGCATCAGCGTGCGCCGCGCCGCCACGGCGCCGCCGATGTTGCTGCGCTCGAAGTCGAGCAGCGTCATACCCACGTACCAGCCGCGGTTGACCTCGCCCACGACGTTGCCGGCGGGCACGCGCACGTCGTCGAAGAAGACCTCGTTGAAGTAGTGCCCCTCGCTCATGTCGACCAGCGGCCGCACGGTGATGCCCGGCGTCTTGATGTCGTCGATCAGCAAAAAGGTGATGCCGCGGTGCTTGGGCGCGTCCGGATCGGTGCGCACGAGCGCGAAGAGGGCGTCGGCGGTGTGCGCGGCCGAAGTCCAGATCTTCTGGCCGTTGACGACCCATTCGTCGCCGTCGCGCACGGCGCGCGTTTGCAAGGAAGCGAGGTCGGAGCCGCTGCCCGGCTCGGAGTAGCCCTGCGCCCAGGTGACCTCGCCGGCCAGGATCGGCGGCAGGTACGTTTGGCGCTGCTGCTCGGTGCCGTGCACGATCAGCGTCGGCCCCAGCAGCGAGACGCCGGAACCGCCGACGTTCGGGGCGCCGGCGCGGGCGATCTCCTGGTTGAGGATGAACCGCTCCATCGGCGTGAGGCTCGCGCCGCCGTACTCCTTGGGCCAGTGCGGCGCCACCCAGCCGCGTTCGCCCAGGGCGTGGTGCCAGTCGATCGCCGCCTGGCGGATGGCGGGGTCGGGCGACTTGCGGTCGAACTCCCAGGCGCGGCCCTCCACCTCGCCGGCGGCGGCCAGCCGGCGGTAGCGCTCCGGCAGCCGCGTGCGCACCAGCTCCTGCACCTCGGCGCGGAACGCCGCCTGTTCAGGCGAGTCTTTCCAGTCCATGCGGCTGACCTCCTGCAGTTGGCCCTCATCCTCACCCCCTTACCCCTCTCCTTCTCCCAATCCTGGGGAGAAGGAGAGGGGCGATCCTGGGGGAGGAAGTTCCAGCGGCCGCTGGGTTAGCGATCTCTGGTTGGGGCGCACGGCGTGCGCCCGTCGCGCCCACCGGCGCGACCAACAGCGCCCGACTAACCCGACGCCGCCCCGATCCGGCAACGCACGTTCGCCCCTCGCCCAGGATTGGGAGAGGGGTATGTGAGATGAGGTGAGGGCCGAACGCCCCGATGGTACTACGCCTGCCCGCCCCCTGCCGGGTAGACGATGAATTCCAGCAGGTTTTGGTCCGGGTCGCGCGTGTAGACGCTGGCGCCGACGGCCGTGCCGCCGCCGCGCCCGCCCTGGCGCGAGACCGGCCCGACCTCGACCGGGGCGCCGGCCTCGCGCAGCAGCGCCGTGATGCCCGCCACGTCGCCGTCCCAGACGAAGCAGAAGTCGCCGCAGCCGGGCCGCGCCGCCGGCCCGCGCAGCGTGAAGGCCGCGCGCTGCCAGAGCGCCGGCGGATGCAGGTTGATCTTGTTGGCGCCGAACTGCACGGAGACCAGGTGCCCCGTGCCGGCGCGCCATGCCTCCTCACCGACGATGCCGAAGCCGAGCCGCCGGTAGAAGCCGATCATCTCCTCGTAGTGTTCCGCCGGGATCGCCACGTGGTCGAAGCCGGTGACGGCCATCGCTTCTGCCTCCTGAGCAATCAAAGCGAGCACCCGATCGCGGACGCCCGCCGCACCGCGGCACAGCGCCATTGTGCATCGCGGCGCGCCTCTCCGTGCGCCGCCGCGGGCGAGCGATGGTCCCGGCCCAATCTGCCGGCAATTCGACAGAAGGCGGCAGCAGACGGCGCGAACAGGCGTGCTAAAATGAAGCGTCGGCGTTGACTGTTCCTCCCCGGCGCGCAGCCGCGCCCCGGTTGCCTGGTCCCTCGGTGCTTCGGTTCTCCGGTTTCAGGAGGCCCCCATGTCGCCGCTCGATCATCATGTCTATGTCTGCCTCGAAGAGTACCGCCTGACGCACGAGTCGCCCACCGCCTCCGAGCGCGCCCGTATCGAGTGGCTGCTCTGGCAGTCGCGGGAGCGCCTGGCGCGACGCCACGCCGCCGCGCGCTGGCTGGGTGCGCGGCTGGTGCGGCTGGGCGAAGGACTGCAGGGCTGGGCGGAGGCCGCCGCGCGTCCCCATTCCGGCCACGTCTCCCGCCCGCCCGAGCCCGGCCGCTGAGCGCGGTTTCCTCCGCTCGGCCCGCTGCCGCGGGCCGTCAATCCGGCGATGTGGCCGGCGCTGCGGCCGGCGGGCCGTGCAGGCGAACCAGTTCTTCGGCGACCGCCAGCCCGAGGTCGATCGCTTCTTCGACAGAGAGCGCCGCGCCCGTCGCCCGCTCGGCGGAGAAGGCGTCCTCGCCGAGTTCGTCTTGTAACCGCTCCAGGGTCGTGGCGATCGTTTGCATCACGATCTGCACTGGTATGCCGCCGCGCCCCGGCCGCCAGACCGAGGCGACCGCCTCCAGCCGGGCGGCCTGCCGCGGCATGCCAGCGCGCGCGGCCGCCACACTCACGCAACTGAGTGCCGACCACACCCCCCCGCCACCGCCGGTGCCCGCGATGCGTTTGACCCGACGGTTAACCCCGAAGCATTCTGTGAGCCGGGCGGCGGCGGCCGCGGTGTCGCCGTCCAGCAACTCGGCCCAGGCAAGGAACGCCAGAAACAGCAGCCGGGCGTTGCTGTTCGCGCCGTCGATCACACGCAATTCGCGGGTGGCTTCCTCAAGCAGGGTCCGCGCCCGGCCGAACTCCCCGCGTGCGATGGCAAGCTGACCTTCACGCGCGCGCAGTATGGCGCGGGTCCGCCGACCGGCACTGCCCAGCGTCTCCTGCAGCGCGGCAAACAGCGACTCGGCCCGCGCCACTTCGCCGCGCACCAGGGCGCCGCTGAACGGATACGTGCCGACGGTGGCAACCCGGTCAACCCGGCCGAGGCGGTAGAACAGCTCGGAGGCTTCTTCCGCGAGCGGATCCAGCTCATCCCACCCGCGGAGAATAAATGACCGAAACGCCAGCGCACCAAGCGCTTCCGCGAGGCAGAGGCTGTCGCCCAACTCCCGGCTCAGGGCAACCGCTTCGTAGAGTCCCCGCTCCGCGGCCTCCAACGCCGTGGTGGGCGTGTACGCCGAAACGGCGCAGGCCAGCAGCCTCGCCCGGGAGACGTTTGGCTCGGCCGCTTCGGGCAGCGCCAGCAGCCGCTGCCGCCAGGTCTCGGCCTCGTTCGGCAGGCCGAGGTCCGCGAGAAAGCGATGGGCGCTCCAGAACAGGCGTACACCGACGTCCAGCTCCCGGCGCGCAACGCACCAGCCCAGCGCCGCCCGCAGATTGTCCAGCTCGGGCTCAAGCCGAGTCGACGCATCCGTATCGACAGAGCGCTCGACGAGATCGACGACCTGCAGCGCGAGCTGCCGGCGCAGCGCCTCCGCCTCGGCGCTCGCCTCCAGTTGCTCCAGCGCAAACTCGCGGATGGTCCCCAACATGCGGTAGCGCGGCTCGCCGTTCGCGGAGGACGCCTCCCGCACGAGGCTCTTCTCGACCAGCGAGGAGATCCCGTCGAACACCTCGATGCCCAGGTCGCCGTCCGCGTTGCCCACGGCCTCTGCCAGCTCCAGCGTGCACCCGCCGGCGAAGACCGAAAGCCGCTGCAACAGCCTCTGCTCTTCGGCCGAGAGCAGCGTGTAGCTCCAGCCAATCGCGTCGCGCAGCGTCTGTTGCCGCGCCGGCGCGTCGCGCGGCCCGCCGGTCAGCAGGGGCAGCGGATTGGCGAGGCGGCCGAGCAGCGCCGCCGGCGACAAGCTGCGCACGCGCGCGGCGGCCAGCTCGATCGCCAGCGGCAGGCCGTCGAGCCGGGCACAGATTGCTGCAGTGGCCGCCGCGTTCTCCTCGCTCAGCCCGAAGTCCGGGCGCGCCTCCTGCGCCCGCGCCACGAACAATTGCACCGCCGCGTTGCCGGTGAGCGCGGCGGGATGGCGCTCCCCTTCAGCCGGCAGCGGCAAGAGGGCAAGCGGGTACTCACGCTCGCCGCGCAGCCGCAGCACCGTGCGACTGGTGACCAGCAGCGTGATGGCCGGCGCGGCCTGCAGCAGGACCGCGGCGAACTCTGCCGCGTCGAGCACGTGCTCGTAGTTGTCCAGCACGAGCAGCAGCCGCTTCTCGCGCAGCGCCCGCCCCAGCGTCTCGCGCAGCGGCACGCCCGGCCGCTCCTGCACGCCCAGCACCAGCGCCACTGCCGCAGGCACGGCCGCGGGGTCCGTCAGCGGCGCCAGGTCGACGAAGAAGACGCCGTCGGGGAAGGCGTCGATCGTGGCGGCTGCGGCCTGCAGCGCCAGCCGCGTCTTGCCCGTGCCGCCGGCACCGGTCAACGTGACGAGCCGTGCCTG contains:
- a CDS encoding SDR family oxidoreductase, which encodes MSDLLDGKVALITGGASGIGRAGALRFAAAGARVVIADVQDEAIAGVVEEIGTGQALGLHADVTEEAQVEAAVRHGVERFGRLDVGLFAAGTGGGGPIHLLESEVFDRVIRLNVYGVFYAVKHAANQMIAQGRGGSLIAIASLNARQVAEGFTAYCTSKAAVAMLMQNAALELGRHGIRANAIGPGLVQTPLSARLWQTPAVRDAFIAETPMGRYAQPEEVAELALYLASDGCDKL
- a CDS encoding acyl-CoA dehydrogenase family protein codes for the protein MDWKDSPEQAAFRAEVQELVRTRLPERYRRLAAAGEVEGRAWEFDRKSPDPAIRQAAIDWHHALGERGWVAPHWPKEYGGASLTPMERFILNQEIARAGAPNVGGSGVSLLGPTLIVHGTEQQRQTYLPPILAGEVTWAQGYSEPGSGSDLASLQTRAVRDGDEWVVNGQKIWTSAAHTADALFALVRTDPDAPKHRGITFLLIDDIKTPGITVRPLVDMSEGHYFNEVFFDDVRVPAGNVVGEVNRGWYVGMTLLDFERSNIGGAVAARRTLMRLLDHLRADEALRERAKANRLRQELAQRYIETEVMFQQSFRIVSMQARGEIPNYEASMAKLFNSELSQRLAETAMECLGMKGGIVRGRPEGSFARGYLGAVPATIRGGTSEVQRNVIATRGLGLPRA
- a CDS encoding VOC family protein, whose product is MAVTGFDHVAIPAEHYEEMIGFYRRLGFGIVGEEAWRAGTGHLVSVQFGANKINLHPPALWQRAAFTLRGPAARPGCGDFCFVWDGDVAGITALLREAGAPVEVGPVSRQGGRGGGTAVGASVYTRDPDQNLLEFIVYPAGGGQA
- a CDS encoding adenylate/guanylate cyclase domain-containing protein; the encoded protein is MADLPTGTITFLFTDVEGSTRLWEAQPQAMRQVMARHDALLTAIFERHDGVVVRPRGEGDSLFCVFVRASAAVAAALAGQRALAAEDWGEIGPLRVRMALHTGEADLREGDYYGSAVNRCARIRAAGHGGQVLLSEATARLVREALPAGASLRELGRHRLKDLAEPEQLYQLTAPGLPDSFPPLKTLESRPNNLPLQLTSFLGRERELADLVRLLTQARLVTLTGAGGTGKTRLALQAAAATIDAFPDGVFFVDLAPLTDPAAVPAAVALVLGVQERPGVPLRETLGRALREKRLLLVLDNYEHVLDAAEFAAVLLQAAPAITLLVTSRTVLRLRGEREYPLALLPLPAEGERHPAALTGNAAVQLFVARAQEARPDFGLSEENAAATAAICARLDGLPLAIELAAARVRSLSPAALLGRLANPLPLLTGGPRDAPARQQTLRDAIGWSYTLLSAEEQRLLQRLSVFAGGCTLELAEAVGNADGDLGIEVFDGISSLVEKSLVREASSANGEPRYRMLGTIREFALEQLEASAEAEALRRQLALQVVDLVERSVDTDASTRLEPELDNLRAALGWCVARRELDVGVRLFWSAHRFLADLGLPNEAETWRQRLLALPEAAEPNVSRARLLACAVSAYTPTTALEAAERGLYEAVALSRELGDSLCLAEALGALAFRSFILRGWDELDPLAEEASELFYRLGRVDRVATVGTYPFSGALVRGEVARAESLFAALQETLGSAGRRTRAILRAREGQLAIARGEFGRARTLLEEATRELRVIDGANSNARLLFLAFLAWAELLDGDTAAAAARLTECFGVNRRVKRIAGTGGGGGVWSALSCVSVAAARAGMPRQAARLEAVASVWRPGRGGIPVQIVMQTIATTLERLQDELGEDAFSAERATGAALSVEEAIDLGLAVAEELVRLHGPPAAAPATSPD